The genomic window GGCCTGAGCAGTCCGTgtgtgtgcagcgcagcagaggagagacagacagagctggAGAGCTGACGACAACTAAACTtgttacgttactgtaagtacaataaaagctttgtgagtaaaaagccaagaacagtaatttatcaatgtaatccgcgtaaaagatggacagactccaaatgacgaAAAATATTGGTGTAAAGAGGGTGATTTGTGACACAACTAAACGTTTTTCTCTCGTCACACGATACcgtcatatcgcacagccctattccaaaataattttatttagtAAAACTAAGTGTTctcttttgaaataaaaattttGGGTAAAATCGTAGCTTTACTGACTATATTCTTGATATTTTCTGTTGCCAGCTGCCCGTATTTTTACAGCCATGTTACAATACACATCCTCCTCTTCAGACGCCATAGCAAAGCCAAACATCAGaattaaaaaacatcattctaatgttttctttctgcacATGAACCCACACCAAACCCCGTCTGAGATGATATCCAACATCGGTTTagattttttaatgtcacattaaCTAAATCACAGACTCTGCCTTCAAATAAATTACCGTCCTTAAAGGCGAGACAGAATATAGCTGACAAACACATAATCCATTTGTTGTTGCGTCTCACTCACTGCGTTTGCCATCGATATCGGCGTGGAGCTTTCTCTGCAGGAAACCCTGTTTGACCACTGAGGCCTTCTTGTCATGTGGAACATCCTGGAAGGGGTTACTCTTTGACCGCAGCGTTGCGTCATCCGTGCCGTCCTCTGAAAACACGGAgctcctcagctcctcctcaTCACTTTAGCACGCAAAAGAAAATGATTATGTGTGAGATTATATATGTGAGGGATGTGataagagagagggagaggcaaaTCAAGTTTCaaggtgaaaatgaaaaccGTCCACTTACACAGCCCATTCCAGTGGTTCACTCTTAATGGAATTGTAAAGACTCTGAAATGCAGATGGAGAAGAGAAAGTTTAATAATCTTTCCACCTACTTGGACTTGGCTTTGCTCATTTAAATGGGTCTAAAAATATCAACTAAAGCCTTACTTTCAGGAGGTCTTTGCTGTAGTTTTCCCCATCATTCATCCCATCCAGGTTGGACACAAACTTAGAGGAGGACATGCATTTTCCTACATtctgttaaaacacacaaaacatgcgGTTAACGaaatgactcacacacacatacaaatcaCCTGGTAATAAAATGCCATGTCAAAACAAGATTTAAGATGTCATTACTCATTTCTGTTACAGTCATAAATGTTTCCCCACCTGTCCATGCAAGTCAGTGTTGAGAAGCATCAAAGCACATGTGAGAGCCAACACAGCCTCtgaggatgtaaaaaaaaaaaaaaaaaaaagagggaaaatgaCACATGCATCTTGTCACATGTGAGCACACACTGCCGTATCTCTGAGCAGGAAACAATATCGagtaaaaaagtaaagagaTCCTCACCTGAAGAGGAAAAGGCGTCCGGGTTGCACTGATGGAAGCGGCAGGAGAAATGCTGCAgcactcgctctctctcctgGGTCTCTCCTATCAGTATAACCACTTTCAGAAAAGACCTGAGAGAAGGAAACCgaaagagaataaaacatttatgagCCTTCTGAGATGTCGCTGCATGCAACCCAAGCTCCACCTCTGTAACTCTTACCTCAAGGCATGATCCAGAGTTTGCCCGGTGAAGTCAAAAAATTTGAGGTATTCCTCTCCGACAGAGCGACTGAAGTCAttactgcagagagaaaaaaaacattcagttatCACCATTTTAATTCTTAGAAATGACAATCAGTTTTATATTCATCTAAAGAAGTTCTGTTTCAAAATTCAAGTATAGCTCATGTTTAACTCAGTATCTTGATATTAATAATGGGACAATATTTGGGGATGATTATTAGAGCTTTAATGCCTCGTTTAATTTGAACCGGtgacaaaggaggaggaggatgtggtctggataaaaaaaatcatgtgacGTCTTGAATCTGATGGCAATAGAGgaattctgtttatttcacaaaCTGTCAAAAAGTTTAACCGTAATGTGAATTTTAAGAACAGGGAAGGACTTTTTTTTAGCTACTGTATCCAAATGTGATGACAACTATAACCAAAATAACATGATGACATGTACAGCAGTCCTGTATCACAAATTAAAGGGGTATTTCAGCGATTTAGTGTTGCACTTACATAAAATTGTGGAACtattaaacagattttaaattgcATCTCTCCCTGGCTCCATGCCCACATCTTTCTTTCAGCCTCAACACTTCTAATTTGTTAAACAGACTTTCTAtgaaaaaatgtggaaaaactcCAAGCCCAGTTCGAGATAAGCAGGCAGAAGATAAGCATCACcggggttattttctcagacgTTAGAGAGCTCCTCCAAAACCACAGAGGACATTTAACAACTGCTTTAATAGGCTGAGCTATGACAGGTAAACTGATTGTAATGTGTAAAACCTGGTGAGTACCTCATAAATGTTATATCAGTATGCAGTATCCATAGCAGCCTCTGTGACAGTGTTTTCGATGATGCTCTGCttgacatttacacacatctGCACCAGTTTCTTTCTACGGCAGCAGAaaaactgtctgctgctgcagctttgcTCATaacaccaaaaaccaaaaaaatgaaacatataaaatgtgTGCTTACTCTTTGTCTATGTGCTTCACCACATCTACACGTTGGATCCCGTCCAGCTTATGGAGCCGCTCAGCAAGGCGACGGGCCATGTCTTTCTCCATATCACCTCCATTCATATGGGGCACCGCTGTCTCTGTGGGTTTGGGTTGCTCACCGTTTGCCAAAACTGTTCCTCCCACTTCTTCAGCCTGATTAGACGTCTTCTGATTTAACTCAgcctctgctgtctgctgtgcAACCTCTGTTTCAGTAGACAgctgttttgttatttctgaCTCATCTGTCTTGTCTGGTTCCACAAACTGCTCCGAAAGTGCTGGCTGAGACAAGTCGGTCGTTTGCAGCGACTGCTCATTCTGCTCTGATGGCTCCGTCTGTTCTTGCTGCTCTGCCACTTCAGGGTCTTTTGCTTCGACACAAACTGTCTGCTCTGACTGAGTGGAGTCGTCTACCTGGTCAGAATTTCCAGTTTGGGCTGACTGTTCTGTTGTTTCCATTTGTGGTGACTCTTCCAGATGTTGCGACTGGTCAGACTCTTCACAGTGCTGCTCCTCTGCCTGGATCTGCTCAGACTCTTCAGTCAACGTGAGCTGCTCGGACTCTGCGTGTTCAGGCTGCACTGTCGGCTCTACCTCCTGTGGAGTCGTTTGGTCACAATCTTGTTGCTCTGAACAACCTGTACTCTCCGGTTTTTCAGTCAGCTCTGGTATCTCTTGAGAGTTTTCTATCCTCTCTGCATTATCTGCCTCCTGTATCGATGGTTCTTCGTTGTTGTCCTGTTGTTGAGCAGCCTCTAACTGTTCAGGGTCCACCTCCTCATCTACATCTTCGCACATTTCTGGCTCTTCAGTCTGACTTGCAGGATCTTCATGTGACCGTTCTATTACCTCTATGTCCTCTTCAGTCCCAGAGTGCAGACTTTCCTCCGAAATATCTGACTGTTGCAAATTAATTAGCTTATCTGGGTTTATAGCTAGTCCAGTATTGTCAGTTGGTTGCGGCTCTATAGGAGCCTCCCTACAAAATGCGGATGAAATACGCAATGTAGTTACTGTTATATAGCATGTATTTAACATAATGAAAGCACAGAAAGTCCATGATACTCACACATCATTCAGACAGCTAACAGTGTTTTCCTCTCCACTTTCTTCATTACAGGACAAGTTTGTCTCACTTGGCTCCTCTTCAACCACGCCTCCTTCCTCCCTGTCTTCTTCAGTCTTGACACTATTAACCGAagttttctcttcctctgagTCTGTCTCACTAGACAGAACGTCTAGATCCTGTTGTGCTTCTGGTCTTAAATCTATAATACTGTCCGTGTCATCCTCCGAGCTTTCGATATCCTCAAGAATATCAATTAAGTCCACAGTTTCAACGGCGTCTGACGCATCTGAGTGTCCTTGCTCTTCTTCTGAATCTGTCCTTAGAGGGGTATCTGGAGGATCTTACAGAAACAGGTGAACATGACAGTTAAGCAGTTAAACCAAAACTCATTTCTAATTTACATAAACAGGCCAGAATtacacaaaactacaaaagaaTCATGAATGTTATTCTCAAATAACAGCAAGCAACTACGATAGAAACATGTgctatttaattaaaatgtgttgcGCTGAGTATTACGTACCACTGTTGCCATCTAACAGCTCATGCGTTGAGTCTTCCTTTTCCTGTGTTGCTGCCTCTTGCACATCTACAGCATCACATGGCTGGAAATTGCAACACAGGGCATCGATCATGAACTTTCATGAAAGTTGTGTGAGAAAACTTGTGATTGCCGGTGGTATCATGAGTAAGAGGCTGCCCTCTGAGCCTCATCTGAGCGACATTATTTCCGCACTATTCCTCCCACGTATGCTAAACTTATTACATTAACCTACACATGAAGATCTAAACAGATAAAGACTTGAGGTGGCGAGGCCCAAGTCAAGTCTACACTCAGTGAAAGATGGGCTGATGACACAGGAAATTGTAGCTAAAGGTGTTTATACACACAGAAATAGACAGAATTCCAGGCACCCTGGTGGCCTCATGGTTAAGGCGAATACCACAAAACCACAACATCCACACTTCAACTCCTTGCCAAGGGACCTACACTGTATGTCATACCCCTCTTTCTCTCGCCCTACATTTTCTGTCTCTACACTGTCTGTCAAATTAGGGCAACAGCCTGAAAAAATCAtcttcaaaaaataaatagaccAAATTCTAAAGAACAGCAGCATTACATGACATCTCTTCCTGCCTCTCTTCACACACAGTACATACCTCAGAGCCATTTCCAGCGAATTCTTGATCTGAGTTCAGAAAAAGCCACGATTCACTCCCATCCTGCTCCTCTCGGTCCTCTTGTGTTAAAAGCTCAGCATTAACGTCTTGAGATTGCTGAAGTGACGGGGAAGTGGTGTCTCTACTCATCACACTGCCAGAGTCCAGCTCATTGGCTAAGCTGCTGTCAATTATGAGAGAGGGCGTCTCTGAGGCAGTATCGGGCATGTCCCACTGCACTGTGGCAAAGGAAAGTGGAGCAGTGGTAATGCTCATGGGGCGCACCGGCCATATTATTTGCTCCCACTGCTCAGGCTCCTCAGCATTCTCCTGCTCAGCCTCCTCAGGATTCTCCTGTCCAGCCTCCTCAACATTCTCCTGTCCAGCCTCCTCAGGATTCTCCTGTCCAGCCTCCTCAAGATTCTCCTGTCCAGCCTCCTCAGGACTCTCCTGTCCTCCCTTTAGGGAGACATGAAGCTGTTCTGTCCCGTGTTCCTCATTTATCTGCACCTCTGACACAATAGCCTCCTGTTCTCCATTGATGTATGGGTGGTCTGTAGAGGTATATGAGTCTTGCTGAGGCTGTTGAAGGACTGAATCTGTAATATCTGGCAGAGAGGAGCTCAAATTTTCTTCCTCCATGAGCGTCTCCCTCAGTCAGTGTAGCTGTCGGGGTGTTTGTGGGTGAAAGATGTTGTAGCTGTAAATGCTGTCAGGCTACAAAATGTCCTCCTCTGCTGTAAGAAGGATGATCATCTTGTAAGGTCACATAAATGTAAGATCCTGAAGTGTGATACCGACTCCAATAGCCCCATTCACAGATCtgtgacaaaagaaaacatgttaaccaacaaatgttaaaaaatatttaaccaCACCCACCTCTGAAGCAACATGACAAGCTCTTCCCTTGAATTTTCAGTCAGACACATGTGGCTGGAAAAGCCTGAAGTTgtattacaacaaaataaaataaagtggtTCATCATGATCTATTTAAATgctagatttaaaaaaaaacaagttgggCGAATCTCCAGGAGTAACATCTGATTAGCTGATAGACAAAAAAGCCATTCATAAGACTCTACTATACTTGATTGTAGAGCAGTATTGATAATTCAGAAATGGGCTGTCTAAACAGtggctctgtttttttctgttcatctgTGATAAAGAGTAAATttaacacattacacattacacatcACCCTGCAAAAGCAAAACTGACATAAAATCATTCATACAGAACACGTAGCACAAAAATACTATACACACTCACCACCATAATCCTGACTGCAGAaagtttttgtctgttttttattccATGCTGTTCATTTGACTCgttttcttaattattttttggCGTAGACTCACAGATGCACAGTGCAATGACTTAAATGCAATGACTGAAATCTTACCAGACGCACATTTCTACTTCCTGAccacagacaaagaaaatcattcGAGCAAGTGAGAGAGGCAGAAGGAAAGAGAGGCAGATAGAGGTGTTTGATGCGGATTGAGAGGGTGGGGCTGAGGAGTTGTTTCTGGTGTGCAGTTTAACTGTCTGCGTCCTATGTTTATCATATTATCGCCACGCCGCACTGTGACCCTGGCTGATGGATAAGACCGTGGAAGAGTCAAAACATGTGTTCACATCATGTTGCCATCACAAAGCGAGGACATCTCTCCGAACAATGCCAAGGCCAGAAAAAgaacattaacaaaaaaaataataatccctGCTTGTACTGTGATAAATACATATTCTGACTGCTGCAGTTTGAACTCACCTTCATCTACAACTCCCTTTCtgttacacttttttttatatatctctctctctatcttcaTAATTCACGTCATGCAACCAACATCCGGGACAGACCTTGACCACATTTCCTGTGTGGGTGCTCACTTCTCAGTTCCTGTAAGGGTGCAAAGAGTGCTTCGTGTTCGAGAGTTATCCGAGACTAACAACGACAATCAACTGTAAATGAATCAGTGaggaactaaaaaaaaaagtggtgatactgtaaattaaattctattaaacattttaaatccagTATTATCTTTCTAGAGGTTTTCAAGTTGGCtgaatttaaaattatttggaCCCTTCTGTCATTATACAGTACTGattacatttaattatataaaaaatagtGTTTCACATGATCACACAGTTAATCTTCTCTGTGTGATGTTATCCTTGGTGCCATTGTTGATGAtaaaaactgtagaaaaaaaatacacagatgaCTGCAAAGAGTTCCATAAAGAAACACTTTTTCAGCCTCCTCAAATAGAAGACAAGAATAAATTAGGATATTTTCAGCCAAATCTAATATAATCCAGATGCACTGTAGATTACCCTAAATGGAAAATACCAAGAGAAGTTTCTTACAATACATAGGAAGTTTATACTGCACATCATAGCCTTAAGGGGATGTTAACACAATAATAAGGAGAAGtacaaattctaaaaaaaaaacatataacagagaagaaaaaaataaatagggGAACATCGCTAAACTAGTTGAAGTGAAAGTTCTGAAAGAGCgaatgaatgtgtgcatgtatataaTAATAGAATCTGTCAATAGAGGATACACACTGCTTAGTATGTCATTCATTACCACCAGTGAACATGGCGCACACattaatttcaacattttcaagCCTCAAAGAACAAAACGATCTCATTAAAAGGAATCTTTTCAACTGTGAAGCATGACTTACCACCCTTCAGGCTCTCTGCAGCAACATCATATGATCAGCCAGCTTGTGAGGTTTTAAGTCAGGTCTTGTGGGAGGGAGAGACACACAACTCTGTTGCACTGTCAAAGAGCACTGCCTTCTCATTCActcgcacacatacatacacacaagcatacaaTTACCCCCTCAGTTGATTGTGTCTGAACCTGCTGCGCACAACAAACAAGCCTCACATCCACACTCTCTTTAAGCCAGGCAGCTTTTTAGTCTGTGGTGTCACATACACAATACATGCAAGTCACAAGTCCTAGTCTGGACCCGGTCCTCTTCCTTCTTTGTGCTTCCTGTCCATTTTGAATAGATCAAGATCAGACTTCCGTCTCCCCCTCCGTCTTGCTCGTCTCTCTGCAGATTCAGCtaggagagaaaaaggggagaATTCAGAGGAGGGATAAAAGGAGAAAGCTGCTGAGTTGcagcaaagaggaagaaaagaccCTTTGTGATTGGCAGATGACTCAGGAGCTCAAAGACACCTGAGAGGCCTCAGTCTACACCCACTGCCCTGAGGGCAATGCAAGCAAATACCAGTCAGGTGAGGGGAGTGGCTCAACTTCATTCCTGCAAATGACAACAGCAGGAAAGATGTGGTAAAACCAGAAGGCATCCAGATTCAGTGTGCACAAATCATCAGACTTGCAAATAGTTTTGTCACTTTCTTGGCTGAGTTTCTGGCTGTCAGGTAGGAAAGTCTATTGTCCTGGGTAATGAAACTGTTTTTTAGGCTTAACGTTACCTATAAGAAAAAGGCAGCATTCTACTTTTAATACTCATTTTccttctatttttatttgaactTGTTTCTTTAGTAATGTCTTTATGTGTTTCATTGACGTAACCTATTTAAATtgtaagttttatttaaattggaAATGGCTTTAGCATTATATTTTTAGTATTACTGATTGTATTATTGATTGCATCATTAACTGGAGTTAGAATCGTTCAATTGATTAGCGGTTAGCATCATTTGCAAAAGCATTATGATCCTATTAGCACCGGCGTTTCGCATTTTAATATAACGCTAATTATCGTTAGcgtttcagttatttttttgtcGTTAACTACAGAGTATTAGCACATTAAGTAATATTGTGTAACATCAACATTCATTCAATCATTATGTATCATGAGCATGCTTGTTAGTAGCGTTTTCAACTTTAGTGCTAGTTAGCATCAGTGTCATTAGCATGAATAGCATTAAGATAACCGTTGCTATTAAAGTATTAGCATTACCGTTACTTAGCATTTATGTGAGCATCCTGGCAGTTGTAAGTTAGTTGCTTCTAGCTAGCAGTTGTAGTAGCTAATATAGTAGTAGTGATACTAGTGGTGTTAGTGGTAGTAACCCAATAGTGCTGCTATACTTTTCcagtttttcttgttgttattTACACACTATTTTAACACCATGGTGGTTATTTGTGTAACTAAACGTCTCACAGTAACGTTAGCTAAGGCCCCGGCTAGTCTAACGTTGCACTCCACACCAGCAGCGGCGCTGCAGAGCTGCGCGCCGCCAGCAAAACAACACCAGCTTCTCCTCGTCGTCACTTTCGAGCGACTGTCACACCGCTTTGTCTGTTCCGCACACGGCAGCAGAGCAGCACACACCCTCTTTTTTGTCCAGATAGTTTCAGCTGTGCACAAACCACCTGGTGAGGTTTCCACAGCCGCAGCCGCTCGGTCTAACATGGCCAACGATCTGAAAATGCTCCTGGAGTCTTCACTGAATGAGATCTTTAAAGCGACAGTGAGCGACATTCTGGACTCAGTGGACAGGACCCTGTCCGAGTACCAGGGCAAAATACAGAGGATCGAGTCCGAAAATGAGGGCCTGAGACGGCTGCTGTTTGCAGAGAAGAGCGCTGCGGAGTCTGCTGCTAGAGGTACGATGGCCGGTGTATCGGTGTAACGAGTGACCGTGTTACCTTGTGACTTTCGGCCGAATGGTTGCTCGTAGTGACCATAGAGTCAATAGTgacggcagctgttgaaaacacgaACAGAACACGTACCTGTCCTCTTAAAAGCCTGTAATTTGACCtcagttattttaaaatacatagtTAACTGTGATTAATATCTACGCCAACCACTGCGAGAGTTAAATTGTGCTCAGCAAGAAGCATTCACCTCTCATAGTGTTTTTTATAATGTGGGAAACAAAACGTAGCCTACCTTGGGATTTTATACTTTAATTCTCAGTCGGAAAGTAGCTCATATTCAACCAATTAACCTGTATAATGTTAAATTCCTCATTAGACGCTAGCTGCTCTGCTAATCTATATGTTTCCCTACATTAAAAGTAGCTACAAGAGATGTGAATGCTTCTTGTACATCATGTATGATAAAAAGGACCAGacgaatatatactgtattgaaTATTCAAtaatttaagacttttcaacagctgccgtcACCACGACAACCGTGGACGCATCTGGCTaaaagtcaccagttaacacggtCACTCGTTAAACCGTAACACCTACACTCGGTAAATATTGgagcatgtctgtgtttgttgtccACTGTAGCTTCATGTGGTCACTGACCTTTTGTTCAAGCAGCCCCAGCAGTGACAACAAActgtgcctgtttgtgtgtgtgtttactagacttaaagatcccctccagacatgtatgtAAAGCAGACTGCTttgaaaaataatgtgtgtctgatatagtttttccacaaaaaagttaaattcgTATTGTTAATATCCTTAAAATGATATCTGTTCCTTCTTCTtcattaaaatgacagaatctataaatatgtaaatatatttcatctcaaatattttgctgttgaacacaggatgtctcctacttcactgtaaagttcattctcagtgtttgtgcactgcaggcTTCAAATTTctacatcacatttgtgtaaatattggaccaggattggaCCAAATTGGACCCTTAAAATTTGATTATccatgagcacagagaaactttccacttttagcagataaacagccttctagtttcaaattctgcacatacatcattctacacagtgaagcttaaacattcaactgtaggaacaagaagcgaaacacatttttgagtggagaggggctttaaataaaaagtagcAATATGACAGTAAAAAAAGCAGAAGACCACAAGCAGAcgtaaacaatgcaggtttcagCACATTCAAAACTGGGTGTTGCAAATGTTTATGAAGCAGTATATGCATGATCACTTTGTAATACAGTAATGACTATAGTGTAATGTAATACCATTGTTATCACAATGCAACACAGACAATTTTACATACACAGTGCATCAAAACATGTAtgagtttcagtgtttcataGATAGTTGATGAATCAGCGTCTGCTACACTGTCAGTTTGAGCCTGactaaaacaacacacacagcaacaaaatatGTGTCAATCCATTTATGTCAGACAGACATAATCTGTTTATCTTAAAATGTAAACTTAACACTTAGCTCTTCAGCCTGGATTTAGACTACAGTCCTTTATGGCCACTATTTATTTTGTTCACTTACTTTATTGTATTagtgtttttaagtgttttcttctctccctctaaATTAATGCTActgttgctttgtgtctgtgCTGGATGTGCTAGATTGCAACAAGATGTATctatatgttgtgtttacagattgTTCTGCTGCCaccaaagtggccaaaaatcaattaatgcagcttgaAATTATAATGAGCCTATACTCAAGTCAGATGACTTATAGTCagttaaatttgttttgttgttttgttgtcttacATATTACTATGTAAGACTCTAAATTACACTCGGTGTATTTTGTTCATTATGTTGGCCTTTAATTTTCACAGATGTACACAAACAAGATGCCGCTGAAAACTGTGCAACCTCAGAATGGAGCAATCTTTCCATCAGCTCCTCCCAGGGCATGTTCGC from Thunnus maccoyii chromosome 19, fThuMac1.1, whole genome shotgun sequence includes these protein-coding regions:
- the LOC121885253 gene encoding PH and SEC7 domain-containing protein 2 — translated: MEEENLSSSLPDITDSVLQQPQQDSYTSTDHPYINGEQEAIVSEVQINEEHGTEQLHVSLKGGQESPEEAGQENLEEAGQENPEEAGQENVEEAGQENPEEAEQENAEEPEQWEQIIWPVRPMSITTAPLSFATVQWDMPDTASETPSLIIDSSLANELDSGSVMSRDTTSPSLQQSQDVNAELLTQEDREEQDGSESWLFLNSDQEFAGNGSEPCDAVDVQEAATQEKEDSTHELLDGNSDPPDTPLRTDSEEEQGHSDASDAVETVDLIDILEDIESSEDDTDSIIDLRPEAQQDLDVLSSETDSEEEKTSVNSVKTEEDREEGGVVEEEPSETNLSCNEESGEENTVSCLNDVEAPIEPQPTDNTGLAINPDKLINLQQSDISEESLHSGTEEDIEVIERSHEDPASQTEEPEMCEDVDEEVDPEQLEAAQQQDNNEEPSIQEADNAERIENSQEIPELTEKPESTGCSEQQDCDQTTPQEVEPTVQPEHAESEQLTLTEESEQIQAEEQHCEESDQSQHLEESPQMETTEQSAQTGNSDQVDDSTQSEQTVCVEAKDPEVAEQQEQTEPSEQNEQSLQTTDLSQPALSEQFVEPDKTDESEITKQLSTETEVAQQTAEAELNQKTSNQAEEVGGTVLANGEQPKPTETAVPHMNGGDMEKDMARRLAERLHKLDGIQRVDVVKHIDKDNDFSRSVGEEYLKFFDFTGQTLDHALRSFLKVVILIGETQERERVLQHFSCRFHQCNPDAFSSSEAVLALTCALMLLNTDLHGQNVGKCMSSSKFVSNLDGMNDGENYSKDLLKSLYNSIKSEPLEWAVDEEELRSSVFSEDGTDDATLRSKSNPFQDVPHDKKASVVKQGFLQRKLHADIDGKRTPWGKRSWKTFCGVLKGMVLYLQKDDYRKDQQINEEVVSVHHSLAEQAADYTKKPHVFRLQTADWRVFLFQASSKVEMNSWISRINLVSALHSSPPFPAAVGSQRRFCRPILPASQSAQTLERQLQSHARMLESFKADLLYLQENQPESKKAKAKELEERRVRAEYLQHEMCRYEIYIQMLEAWKSLNKTDDSALSTTDLSLFDKAVCADSAGEEEDEEGGLKRAYSSPSLELETAAPTVIKVRRNISERRTYRKAIIPRLQKEV